One genomic window of Aethina tumida isolate Nest 87 chromosome 3, icAetTumi1.1, whole genome shotgun sequence includes the following:
- the LOC109607730 gene encoding PH and SEC7 domain-containing protein-like isoform X2, with product MADELSVVLNRNENSGSGFGFSLLRKPGVPPIIYDISHDSPAAASGKVEVGDIILKVNEIDVNLFNTKEVLKCLRLSSDPVTLKIKRDPKNKETVQRHLLSATGVDAPGANCGNAAPLAAVHGTKSNREPESASDDSGDKVNANRRHAAQANGSCAEREPLLADDQNDFQTKAENERLQWQPLGSDVGDKSNQPKCEAYMMTGEHILKISNTTQTQKIIPKKQKKVENLRYHNSHTHHLRHQPQVTQYNSNSVPNSPNEMELGHHRSASATAATGNHCASAASSAASSPVNANRKDYSQQQQQQQQQHTPTDLYTHGGYVRNSRSEDQLQATIDQDRCLPGGAVHTVADCDEDVASSLNTLLDTRPESAGSGSSGAKDPNGDRIVWTYNAPLADQHRFQHALSNGSSSSHSNTSPTSSSPLHSGSPASPTSVSSSVMSSQSGSRRLPLPLSNGPHSSGNAHHDYSEAISNISSPDYHEEDSSVGIRDCVMEISDHSDSDSTLLVSEPRQRPQQQQQQQGNDHRIVIQVKGPEKDRGRADVYGYQVSEIHHYVDSYGGECDQGELGDVSGYRQERTSSSPQSSEDESDVDSLHSFQYSPKAVDIPSAIRLAKRLYSLDGFKKSDVSRHLSKNNDFSRAVAEEYVKYFEFQDDTVDIALRKFLKQFSLTGETQERERVLIHFSKRYLDCNPGSFNSQDAVHTLTCAIMLLNTDLHGQNISRKMTISEFIDNLVGLNEGENFPRDVLKALYQAIKNYPLEWALDEETDDGRLQSEMTNYETVNIGGNPFLNIPMQANAIDYKKGYVMRKCCYEANAKRSLCCIFLAPFHKRSWKMFYCTLRDLVLYLHKDENGFRKNQMGDSLHNAIRIHHALATKANDYTKKQYVFRVQTADQAEYLFQTSDSKELQSWIDNINFVCASYSAPPLEAAVGSQKKFQRPLLPCSHTKLNLREQLADHEERVCRLEATLEEHRKSPPEKGTKSLIVQNYKEKEAYLTYEIKRYKTYSYMLRSKISQLPEFGVSLAENSIGEAEEQSLGASSVTLIEGPASGGIVPPPIPDRQTPPTNRYSYRQAIYSRNAAAEGGADADIG from the exons ATGGCTGATGAGTTATCGGTAGTGCTGAACCGTAACGAGAACTCGGGCTCCGGATTCGGTTTCTCGCTGCTGCGTAAGCCCGGGGTGCCGCCAATAATCTACGATATATCGCACGACTCTCCGGCCGCCGCAAGTGGAAAG gtGGAAGTCGgcgatataattttaaaagtaaacgaAATCGACGTCAACTTGTTTAACACGAAAGAAG ttttaaaatgcCTTCGATTATCGTCGGATCCTGTTACGTTAAAAATAAAGCGCG ATCCGAAAAACAAAGAGACAGTGCAACGCCACCTGCTGTCGGCGACGGGTGTGGACGCGCCGGGTGCGAATTGCGGGAACGCCGCCCCCCTGGCGGCCGTGCACGGCACGAAGAGCAATCGGGAGCCGGAAAGCGCTTCGGACGATTCCGGCGACAAGGTCAACGCGAACCGCAGACATGCCGCGCAGGCGAACGGCTCATGCGCAGAACGGGAGCCGCTTCTTGCCGACGACCAAAACGACTTTCA gaCGAAAGCAGAGAACGAAAGACTACAGTGGCAGCCGCTGGGTTCTGACGTGGGGGACAAGAGCAACCAGCCGAAGTGCGAGGCGTACATGATGACCGGCGAGCACATACTTAAAATATCGAACACGACGCAAACACAGAAGATCATACCgaaaaaacagaaaaag GTGGAGAACTTGCGGTACCACAACAGCCACACGCACCATCTACGACATCAACCGCAGGTGACGCAGTACAACAGCAACTCGGTGCCCAACAGTCCGAACGAGATGGAGCTGGGACATCACAGGTCGGCCAGCGCCACCGCCGCAACCGGCAACCACTGCGCCAGCGCCGCCAGTTCGGCGGCCAGTTCGCCCGTCAACGCGAACCGAAAGGACTACTCG CAGcaacagcaacaacaacagcaacagcaCACGCCGACGGACCTGTACACGCACGGCGGCTACGTGCGCAACAGCCGCAGCGAGGACCAGCTCCAGGCCACCATCGACCAGGACCGGTGCCTGCCGGGCGGCGCCGTCCACACGGTGGCCGACTGCGACGAGGACGTGGCCAGCTCGTTGAACACGCTGCTCGACACACGGCCCGAGTCGGCCGGCTCGGGCAGTAGCGGCGCCAAAGATCCGAACGGCGACCGGATCGTGTGGACGTACAACGCGCCTCTCGCCGACCAGCACCGCTTCCAGCACGCCCTGTCGAACGGGTCGAGCTCGTCGCACAGCAACACGTCGCCCACGTCGTCTAGTCCCCTGCACTCCG GTTCTCCAGCATCACCGACGTCCGTGTCTTCCTCCGTAATGTCGAGCCAGTCGGGCTCGCGCAGGCTGCCGCTGCCGCTGTCGAACGGTCCGCACAGCAGCGGCAACGCCCACCACGACTACTCGGAGGCGATCTCGAACATCTCGAGTCCCGATTACCACGAGGAGGACAGCAGCGTGGGCATACGCGACTGCGTGATGGAGATAAGCGACCACAGCGACAGCGACAGCACCCTGCTGGTCAGCGAGCCAAGGCAGAGGccgcagcagcagcagcagcagcagggCAACGACCACCGAATCGTCATACAGGTTAAGGGGCCGGAGAAGGACCGGGGACGGGCTGACGTCTACGGATATCAG GTGTCCGAAATCCACCACTACGTGGACAGCTACGGAGGGGAGTGCGACCAGGGTGAGCTGGGGGACGTGTCGGGTTATCGGCAGGAGAGGACGTCGTCGTCGCCTCAGTCGTCGGAAGACGAGAGCGACGTGGACAGCCTGCACAGCTTCCAATACTCGCCGAAGGCGGTGGACATACCGTCCGCCATCCGGCTGGCCAAACGCCTTTACAGTCTCGACGGTTTCAAGAAGTCGGACGTGTCGCGGCACCTCAGCAAGAACAACGACTTCAGCAG GGCTGTGGCGGAGGAATATGTAAAGTATTTCGAGTTTCAAGACGACACAGTTGACATAGCTTTAAGAAAGTTCCTCAAGCAGTTTTCTCTTACCGGCGAAACGCAAGAGAGGGAAAGGGTTCTGATTCACTTTTCCAAGAGATATTTAGACTGCAATCCAGGTTCTTTCAATTCCCAAG atgCTGTGCATACATTAACATGTGCAATTATGCTGCTTAACACCGACCTGCACGGTCAGAACATAAGCAGAAAAATGACAATATCCGAGTTCATTGACAATTTAGTGGGCCTTAACGAAGGTGAGAACTTCCCCAGGGACGTACTGAAAGCCTTGTACCAAGCCATCAAGAATTACCCCCTCGAATGGGCTCT GGACGAGGAGACGGACGACGGTCGTCTACAGTCAGAAATGACCAACTACGAAACAGTTAACATAGGCGGCAACCCATTCTTAAACATTCCAATGCAGGCGAACGCCATCGACTACAAAAAGGGCTACGTGATGAGGAAGTGCTGTTACGAAGCGAACGCCAAGAGAA GCCTCTGCTGCATTTTTCTAGCACCGTTTCACAAGCGAAGCTGGAAGATGTTCTATTGCACGCTGCGCGATCTTGTTCTGTACCTGCACAAGGACGAGAACGGCTTCCGCAAAAACCAGATGGGCGACAGTCTGCACAACGCGATACGGATACACCACGCCCTCGCCACCAAAGCGAACGACTACACGAAGAAGCAGTACGTGTTCAGGGTCCAGACCGCCGATCAGGCCGAGTACCTATTTCAGACAAG cGACTCGAAGGAGCTACAGTCGTGGATAGACAACATCAACTTCGTGTGTGCGAGCTACTCAGCACCGCCGTTGGAGGCGGCAGTCGGATCTCAAAAGAAATTCCAAAGGCCACTCTTGCCTTGTAGTCACACTAAGTTAAATCTC AGAGAACAACTTGCCGATCATGAGGAGAGAGTATGCAGACTGGAAGCGACATTGGAAGAGCACCGTAAATCGCCGCCGGAGAAGGGTACGAAATCTTTGATTGTGCAGAACTACAAAGAAAAGGAAGCGTATTTAACTTATgag ataaaacGCTACAAAACGTACTCGTACATGCTAAGATCAAAAATCTCG
- the LOC109607730 gene encoding PH and SEC7 domain-containing protein-like isoform X1, which produces MADELSVVLNRNENSGSGFGFSLLRKPGVPPIIYDISHDSPAAASGKVEVGDIILKVNEIDVNLFNTKEVLKCLRLSSDPVTLKIKRDPKNKETVQRHLLSATGVDAPGANCGNAAPLAAVHGTKSNREPESASDDSGDKVNANRRHAAQANGSCAEREPLLADDQNDFQTKAENERLQWQPLGSDVGDKSNQPKCEAYMMTGEHILKISNTTQTQKIIPKKQKKVENLRYHNSHTHHLRHQPQVTQYNSNSVPNSPNEMELGHHRSASATAATGNHCASAASSAASSPVNANRKDYSQQQQQQQQQQHTPTDLYTHGGYVRNSRSEDQLQATIDQDRCLPGGAVHTVADCDEDVASSLNTLLDTRPESAGSGSSGAKDPNGDRIVWTYNAPLADQHRFQHALSNGSSSSHSNTSPTSSSPLHSGSPASPTSVSSSVMSSQSGSRRLPLPLSNGPHSSGNAHHDYSEAISNISSPDYHEEDSSVGIRDCVMEISDHSDSDSTLLVSEPRQRPQQQQQQQGNDHRIVIQVKGPEKDRGRADVYGYQVSEIHHYVDSYGGECDQGELGDVSGYRQERTSSSPQSSEDESDVDSLHSFQYSPKAVDIPSAIRLAKRLYSLDGFKKSDVSRHLSKNNDFSRAVAEEYVKYFEFQDDTVDIALRKFLKQFSLTGETQERERVLIHFSKRYLDCNPGSFNSQDAVHTLTCAIMLLNTDLHGQNISRKMTISEFIDNLVGLNEGENFPRDVLKALYQAIKNYPLEWALDEETDDGRLQSEMTNYETVNIGGNPFLNIPMQANAIDYKKGYVMRKCCYEANAKRSLCCIFLAPFHKRSWKMFYCTLRDLVLYLHKDENGFRKNQMGDSLHNAIRIHHALATKANDYTKKQYVFRVQTADQAEYLFQTSDSKELQSWIDNINFVCASYSAPPLEAAVGSQKKFQRPLLPCSHTKLNLREQLADHEERVCRLEATLEEHRKSPPEKGTKSLIVQNYKEKEAYLTYEIKRYKTYSYMLRSKISQLPEFGVSLAENSIGEAEEQSLGASSVTLIEGPASGGIVPPPIPDRQTPPTNRYSYRQAIYSRNAAAEGGADADIG; this is translated from the exons ATGGCTGATGAGTTATCGGTAGTGCTGAACCGTAACGAGAACTCGGGCTCCGGATTCGGTTTCTCGCTGCTGCGTAAGCCCGGGGTGCCGCCAATAATCTACGATATATCGCACGACTCTCCGGCCGCCGCAAGTGGAAAG gtGGAAGTCGgcgatataattttaaaagtaaacgaAATCGACGTCAACTTGTTTAACACGAAAGAAG ttttaaaatgcCTTCGATTATCGTCGGATCCTGTTACGTTAAAAATAAAGCGCG ATCCGAAAAACAAAGAGACAGTGCAACGCCACCTGCTGTCGGCGACGGGTGTGGACGCGCCGGGTGCGAATTGCGGGAACGCCGCCCCCCTGGCGGCCGTGCACGGCACGAAGAGCAATCGGGAGCCGGAAAGCGCTTCGGACGATTCCGGCGACAAGGTCAACGCGAACCGCAGACATGCCGCGCAGGCGAACGGCTCATGCGCAGAACGGGAGCCGCTTCTTGCCGACGACCAAAACGACTTTCA gaCGAAAGCAGAGAACGAAAGACTACAGTGGCAGCCGCTGGGTTCTGACGTGGGGGACAAGAGCAACCAGCCGAAGTGCGAGGCGTACATGATGACCGGCGAGCACATACTTAAAATATCGAACACGACGCAAACACAGAAGATCATACCgaaaaaacagaaaaag GTGGAGAACTTGCGGTACCACAACAGCCACACGCACCATCTACGACATCAACCGCAGGTGACGCAGTACAACAGCAACTCGGTGCCCAACAGTCCGAACGAGATGGAGCTGGGACATCACAGGTCGGCCAGCGCCACCGCCGCAACCGGCAACCACTGCGCCAGCGCCGCCAGTTCGGCGGCCAGTTCGCCCGTCAACGCGAACCGAAAGGACTACTCG CAGCAGcaacagcaacaacaacagcaacagcaCACGCCGACGGACCTGTACACGCACGGCGGCTACGTGCGCAACAGCCGCAGCGAGGACCAGCTCCAGGCCACCATCGACCAGGACCGGTGCCTGCCGGGCGGCGCCGTCCACACGGTGGCCGACTGCGACGAGGACGTGGCCAGCTCGTTGAACACGCTGCTCGACACACGGCCCGAGTCGGCCGGCTCGGGCAGTAGCGGCGCCAAAGATCCGAACGGCGACCGGATCGTGTGGACGTACAACGCGCCTCTCGCCGACCAGCACCGCTTCCAGCACGCCCTGTCGAACGGGTCGAGCTCGTCGCACAGCAACACGTCGCCCACGTCGTCTAGTCCCCTGCACTCCG GTTCTCCAGCATCACCGACGTCCGTGTCTTCCTCCGTAATGTCGAGCCAGTCGGGCTCGCGCAGGCTGCCGCTGCCGCTGTCGAACGGTCCGCACAGCAGCGGCAACGCCCACCACGACTACTCGGAGGCGATCTCGAACATCTCGAGTCCCGATTACCACGAGGAGGACAGCAGCGTGGGCATACGCGACTGCGTGATGGAGATAAGCGACCACAGCGACAGCGACAGCACCCTGCTGGTCAGCGAGCCAAGGCAGAGGccgcagcagcagcagcagcagcagggCAACGACCACCGAATCGTCATACAGGTTAAGGGGCCGGAGAAGGACCGGGGACGGGCTGACGTCTACGGATATCAG GTGTCCGAAATCCACCACTACGTGGACAGCTACGGAGGGGAGTGCGACCAGGGTGAGCTGGGGGACGTGTCGGGTTATCGGCAGGAGAGGACGTCGTCGTCGCCTCAGTCGTCGGAAGACGAGAGCGACGTGGACAGCCTGCACAGCTTCCAATACTCGCCGAAGGCGGTGGACATACCGTCCGCCATCCGGCTGGCCAAACGCCTTTACAGTCTCGACGGTTTCAAGAAGTCGGACGTGTCGCGGCACCTCAGCAAGAACAACGACTTCAGCAG GGCTGTGGCGGAGGAATATGTAAAGTATTTCGAGTTTCAAGACGACACAGTTGACATAGCTTTAAGAAAGTTCCTCAAGCAGTTTTCTCTTACCGGCGAAACGCAAGAGAGGGAAAGGGTTCTGATTCACTTTTCCAAGAGATATTTAGACTGCAATCCAGGTTCTTTCAATTCCCAAG atgCTGTGCATACATTAACATGTGCAATTATGCTGCTTAACACCGACCTGCACGGTCAGAACATAAGCAGAAAAATGACAATATCCGAGTTCATTGACAATTTAGTGGGCCTTAACGAAGGTGAGAACTTCCCCAGGGACGTACTGAAAGCCTTGTACCAAGCCATCAAGAATTACCCCCTCGAATGGGCTCT GGACGAGGAGACGGACGACGGTCGTCTACAGTCAGAAATGACCAACTACGAAACAGTTAACATAGGCGGCAACCCATTCTTAAACATTCCAATGCAGGCGAACGCCATCGACTACAAAAAGGGCTACGTGATGAGGAAGTGCTGTTACGAAGCGAACGCCAAGAGAA GCCTCTGCTGCATTTTTCTAGCACCGTTTCACAAGCGAAGCTGGAAGATGTTCTATTGCACGCTGCGCGATCTTGTTCTGTACCTGCACAAGGACGAGAACGGCTTCCGCAAAAACCAGATGGGCGACAGTCTGCACAACGCGATACGGATACACCACGCCCTCGCCACCAAAGCGAACGACTACACGAAGAAGCAGTACGTGTTCAGGGTCCAGACCGCCGATCAGGCCGAGTACCTATTTCAGACAAG cGACTCGAAGGAGCTACAGTCGTGGATAGACAACATCAACTTCGTGTGTGCGAGCTACTCAGCACCGCCGTTGGAGGCGGCAGTCGGATCTCAAAAGAAATTCCAAAGGCCACTCTTGCCTTGTAGTCACACTAAGTTAAATCTC AGAGAACAACTTGCCGATCATGAGGAGAGAGTATGCAGACTGGAAGCGACATTGGAAGAGCACCGTAAATCGCCGCCGGAGAAGGGTACGAAATCTTTGATTGTGCAGAACTACAAAGAAAAGGAAGCGTATTTAACTTATgag ataaaacGCTACAAAACGTACTCGTACATGCTAAGATCAAAAATCTCG
- the LOC109607730 gene encoding PH and SEC7 domain-containing protein-like isoform X3 translates to MADELSVVLNRNENSGSGFGFSLLRKPGVPPIIYDISHDSPAAASGKVEVGDIILKVNEIDVNLFNTKEVLKCLRLSSDPVTLKIKRDPKNKETVQRHLLSATGVDAPGANCGNAAPLAAVHGTKSNREPESASDDSGDKVNANRRHAAQANGSCAEREPLLADDQNDFQTKAENERLQWQPLGSDVGDKSNQPKCEAYMMTGEHILKISNTTQTQKIIPKKQKKVENLRYHNSHTHHLRHQPQVTQYNSNSVPNSPNEMELGHHRSASATAATGNHCASAASSAASSPVNANRKDYSQQQQQQQQHTPTDLYTHGGYVRNSRSEDQLQATIDQDRCLPGGAVHTVADCDEDVASSLNTLLDTRPESAGSGSSGAKDPNGDRIVWTYNAPLADQHRFQHALSNGSSSSHSNTSPTSSSPLHSGSPASPTSVSSSVMSSQSGSRRLPLPLSNGPHSSGNAHHDYSEAISNISSPDYHEEDSSVGIRDCVMEISDHSDSDSTLLVSEPRQRPQQQQQQQGNDHRIVIQVKGPEKDRGRADVYGYQVSEIHHYVDSYGGECDQGELGDVSGYRQERTSSSPQSSEDESDVDSLHSFQYSPKAVDIPSAIRLAKRLYSLDGFKKSDVSRHLSKNNDFSRAVAEEYVKYFEFQDDTVDIALRKFLKQFSLTGETQERERVLIHFSKRYLDCNPGSFNSQDAVHTLTCAIMLLNTDLHGQNISRKMTISEFIDNLVGLNEGENFPRDVLKALYQAIKNYPLEWALDEETDDGRLQSEMTNYETVNIGGNPFLNIPMQANAIDYKKGYVMRKCCYEANAKRSLCCIFLAPFHKRSWKMFYCTLRDLVLYLHKDENGFRKNQMGDSLHNAIRIHHALATKANDYTKKQYVFRVQTADQAEYLFQTSDSKELQSWIDNINFVCASYSAPPLEAAVGSQKKFQRPLLPCSHTKLNLREQLADHEERVCRLEATLEEHRKSPPEKGTKSLIVQNYKEKEAYLTYEIKRYKTYSYMLRSKISQLPEFGVSLAENSIGEAEEQSLGASSVTLIEGPASGGIVPPPIPDRQTPPTNRYSYRQAIYSRNAAAEGGADADIG, encoded by the exons ATGGCTGATGAGTTATCGGTAGTGCTGAACCGTAACGAGAACTCGGGCTCCGGATTCGGTTTCTCGCTGCTGCGTAAGCCCGGGGTGCCGCCAATAATCTACGATATATCGCACGACTCTCCGGCCGCCGCAAGTGGAAAG gtGGAAGTCGgcgatataattttaaaagtaaacgaAATCGACGTCAACTTGTTTAACACGAAAGAAG ttttaaaatgcCTTCGATTATCGTCGGATCCTGTTACGTTAAAAATAAAGCGCG ATCCGAAAAACAAAGAGACAGTGCAACGCCACCTGCTGTCGGCGACGGGTGTGGACGCGCCGGGTGCGAATTGCGGGAACGCCGCCCCCCTGGCGGCCGTGCACGGCACGAAGAGCAATCGGGAGCCGGAAAGCGCTTCGGACGATTCCGGCGACAAGGTCAACGCGAACCGCAGACATGCCGCGCAGGCGAACGGCTCATGCGCAGAACGGGAGCCGCTTCTTGCCGACGACCAAAACGACTTTCA gaCGAAAGCAGAGAACGAAAGACTACAGTGGCAGCCGCTGGGTTCTGACGTGGGGGACAAGAGCAACCAGCCGAAGTGCGAGGCGTACATGATGACCGGCGAGCACATACTTAAAATATCGAACACGACGCAAACACAGAAGATCATACCgaaaaaacagaaaaag GTGGAGAACTTGCGGTACCACAACAGCCACACGCACCATCTACGACATCAACCGCAGGTGACGCAGTACAACAGCAACTCGGTGCCCAACAGTCCGAACGAGATGGAGCTGGGACATCACAGGTCGGCCAGCGCCACCGCCGCAACCGGCAACCACTGCGCCAGCGCCGCCAGTTCGGCGGCCAGTTCGCCCGTCAACGCGAACCGAAAGGACTACTCG caacagcaacaacaacagcaacagcaCACGCCGACGGACCTGTACACGCACGGCGGCTACGTGCGCAACAGCCGCAGCGAGGACCAGCTCCAGGCCACCATCGACCAGGACCGGTGCCTGCCGGGCGGCGCCGTCCACACGGTGGCCGACTGCGACGAGGACGTGGCCAGCTCGTTGAACACGCTGCTCGACACACGGCCCGAGTCGGCCGGCTCGGGCAGTAGCGGCGCCAAAGATCCGAACGGCGACCGGATCGTGTGGACGTACAACGCGCCTCTCGCCGACCAGCACCGCTTCCAGCACGCCCTGTCGAACGGGTCGAGCTCGTCGCACAGCAACACGTCGCCCACGTCGTCTAGTCCCCTGCACTCCG GTTCTCCAGCATCACCGACGTCCGTGTCTTCCTCCGTAATGTCGAGCCAGTCGGGCTCGCGCAGGCTGCCGCTGCCGCTGTCGAACGGTCCGCACAGCAGCGGCAACGCCCACCACGACTACTCGGAGGCGATCTCGAACATCTCGAGTCCCGATTACCACGAGGAGGACAGCAGCGTGGGCATACGCGACTGCGTGATGGAGATAAGCGACCACAGCGACAGCGACAGCACCCTGCTGGTCAGCGAGCCAAGGCAGAGGccgcagcagcagcagcagcagcagggCAACGACCACCGAATCGTCATACAGGTTAAGGGGCCGGAGAAGGACCGGGGACGGGCTGACGTCTACGGATATCAG GTGTCCGAAATCCACCACTACGTGGACAGCTACGGAGGGGAGTGCGACCAGGGTGAGCTGGGGGACGTGTCGGGTTATCGGCAGGAGAGGACGTCGTCGTCGCCTCAGTCGTCGGAAGACGAGAGCGACGTGGACAGCCTGCACAGCTTCCAATACTCGCCGAAGGCGGTGGACATACCGTCCGCCATCCGGCTGGCCAAACGCCTTTACAGTCTCGACGGTTTCAAGAAGTCGGACGTGTCGCGGCACCTCAGCAAGAACAACGACTTCAGCAG GGCTGTGGCGGAGGAATATGTAAAGTATTTCGAGTTTCAAGACGACACAGTTGACATAGCTTTAAGAAAGTTCCTCAAGCAGTTTTCTCTTACCGGCGAAACGCAAGAGAGGGAAAGGGTTCTGATTCACTTTTCCAAGAGATATTTAGACTGCAATCCAGGTTCTTTCAATTCCCAAG atgCTGTGCATACATTAACATGTGCAATTATGCTGCTTAACACCGACCTGCACGGTCAGAACATAAGCAGAAAAATGACAATATCCGAGTTCATTGACAATTTAGTGGGCCTTAACGAAGGTGAGAACTTCCCCAGGGACGTACTGAAAGCCTTGTACCAAGCCATCAAGAATTACCCCCTCGAATGGGCTCT GGACGAGGAGACGGACGACGGTCGTCTACAGTCAGAAATGACCAACTACGAAACAGTTAACATAGGCGGCAACCCATTCTTAAACATTCCAATGCAGGCGAACGCCATCGACTACAAAAAGGGCTACGTGATGAGGAAGTGCTGTTACGAAGCGAACGCCAAGAGAA GCCTCTGCTGCATTTTTCTAGCACCGTTTCACAAGCGAAGCTGGAAGATGTTCTATTGCACGCTGCGCGATCTTGTTCTGTACCTGCACAAGGACGAGAACGGCTTCCGCAAAAACCAGATGGGCGACAGTCTGCACAACGCGATACGGATACACCACGCCCTCGCCACCAAAGCGAACGACTACACGAAGAAGCAGTACGTGTTCAGGGTCCAGACCGCCGATCAGGCCGAGTACCTATTTCAGACAAG cGACTCGAAGGAGCTACAGTCGTGGATAGACAACATCAACTTCGTGTGTGCGAGCTACTCAGCACCGCCGTTGGAGGCGGCAGTCGGATCTCAAAAGAAATTCCAAAGGCCACTCTTGCCTTGTAGTCACACTAAGTTAAATCTC AGAGAACAACTTGCCGATCATGAGGAGAGAGTATGCAGACTGGAAGCGACATTGGAAGAGCACCGTAAATCGCCGCCGGAGAAGGGTACGAAATCTTTGATTGTGCAGAACTACAAAGAAAAGGAAGCGTATTTAACTTATgag ataaaacGCTACAAAACGTACTCGTACATGCTAAGATCAAAAATCTCG